One stretch of Candidatus Binatus sp. DNA includes these proteins:
- a CDS encoding amidohydrolase family protein has product MSTVATARTRSAEIRSRLNHPIIDSDGHTAEFEPAVFEYLREIAGPKAVERVKTFPAGPFSYRWHRLSWDQRRDERVTRPHWWVHPTKNTLDRATSSLPRLLHERLDEMGLDFTVIYPSMGLFGLHVGDDELRLGLCRAFNKLNADIYSEYSDRMTPVAIIPMHSPREAIEELDYAVGKLGMKAIVMASFARRPIPAVERTSPEMSRYAYWLDTFAMDSDYDYDPVWAKCVELKVCPSFHSPTAGIGFRNSISNFVFNHIGHFAQSADAICKSLFLGGVTRRFPELRFSFQEGGVAWAATLYADLISHWEKHSPSVLDKFDPAQIDHELMRELFLKYGARYGELKNHPEAERSGLLWGSPEEKTEDRDEWARCGITKREDIRDLFVPKFYFGCEGDDRLTSLAFDSRKLPFHSRLNVLYSSDLGHFDLPDMRDAAAEAYELVEKELITDDDFRDFVFSNPVHFFTALNPDFFKGTRVEGAANKLIGSEH; this is encoded by the coding sequence ATGAGTACAGTTGCCACGGCGAGAACCAGGTCAGCCGAGATTCGAAGCCGGCTGAATCATCCCATCATTGATTCGGACGGTCACACCGCGGAGTTTGAGCCCGCAGTCTTCGAATATCTTCGCGAGATTGCCGGCCCCAAGGCGGTGGAGCGCGTCAAGACCTTTCCGGCGGGGCCGTTTTCGTATCGATGGCATCGGCTGTCATGGGATCAGCGCCGCGACGAGCGCGTCACCCGGCCACATTGGTGGGTGCATCCGACGAAAAACACCCTCGATCGCGCGACCAGCTCGTTGCCGCGGCTGCTGCACGAGCGCCTCGACGAAATGGGCCTCGATTTCACCGTGATTTACCCGAGCATGGGGCTATTCGGCCTGCATGTCGGCGACGACGAACTGCGCCTCGGGCTATGCCGCGCGTTTAACAAGTTGAATGCCGATATATACAGCGAATACTCAGATCGGATGACGCCAGTAGCTATTATCCCGATGCATAGTCCGCGCGAAGCAATCGAGGAACTGGACTATGCAGTTGGTAAACTCGGAATGAAGGCGATCGTGATGGCAAGCTTTGCGCGCCGCCCGATTCCGGCGGTCGAGCGGACCTCGCCCGAGATGTCGCGCTATGCGTACTGGCTCGACACGTTCGCGATGGACAGCGACTACGATTACGATCCGGTGTGGGCGAAGTGCGTCGAACTGAAGGTCTGCCCGAGTTTTCATTCGCCGACGGCCGGGATCGGATTCCGCAACTCGATTTCGAATTTCGTGTTCAATCATATCGGTCATTTCGCGCAATCGGCCGACGCCATCTGCAAGTCGCTTTTTCTGGGCGGCGTCACGCGCCGCTTTCCGGAACTTCGCTTTTCATTTCAGGAGGGCGGAGTCGCATGGGCCGCCACCCTCTATGCCGACCTGATTTCGCATTGGGAAAAGCACAGCCCCAGCGTGCTGGACAAATTCGACCCCGCGCAAATCGATCACGAGCTGATGCGCGAGCTATTTCTGAAATACGGTGCGCGATATGGCGAGTTGAAGAACCATCCTGAAGCCGAGCGTTCGGGCCTGCTCTGGGGATCGCCAGAAGAGAAAACTGAGGATCGTGACGAGTGGGCGCGCTGCGGTATCACGAAGCGGGAGGACATCCGCGATTTGTTCGTGCCGAAATTCTACTTCGGATGCGAAGGCGACGATCGTCTGACGTCGCTGGCCTTCGACAGCCGGAAGCTGCCGTTCCACTCGCGCCTGAATGTACTCTACAGCTCGGATCTCGGGCACTTCGACTTGCCTGACATGAGAGATGCGGCCGCGGAGGCGTACGAATTGGTGGAAAAAGAACTGATCACGGACGACGATTTCCGCGATTTCGTATTCAGCAATCCGGTCCACTTCTTCACGGCGCTAAACCCCGATTTCTTCAAAGGCACTCGCGTCGAAGGAGCAGCGAACAAGCTAATCGGATCGGAGCACTAG
- a CDS encoding maleylacetate reductase: MPKFLYEALPCRVIFGVGSLERLPEEVERIHARRALVLSTPEQSGEARSIAERLGEKSTGVFAKAAMHVPIETAESARDEAKRLGADCCVAVGGGSTTGLAKAIALVSELPIIAIPTTYAGSEMTPIWGLTQGGIKKTGRDLRVLPRTVIYDPTLTLTMPPSLSGASGMNAIAHCVEALYAEDANPIISLMAEEGIRALAASLPVVVKAPRNLDARGAALYGAWLAGMSLGAVGMALHHKLCHTVGGAFNLPHAETHTAILPHAVAYNASAAPDAIGRVATAIGTSSAAQGLYDLAIAVGAKMALKDYGLKETDLDRAAELAIQNPYYNPRPVTREGIRRLLDDAYYGRRPTVTA, translated from the coding sequence ATGCCGAAGTTTTTATACGAGGCGCTGCCGTGCAGGGTGATTTTCGGCGTCGGCAGTCTCGAGCGTCTGCCAGAGGAAGTCGAGCGGATTCATGCGCGGCGCGCGCTGGTGCTCTCGACGCCGGAGCAATCCGGCGAAGCGCGCTCGATCGCGGAACGGCTCGGAGAAAAATCAACCGGAGTTTTCGCGAAGGCCGCCATGCACGTGCCGATCGAAACCGCCGAATCGGCGCGCGACGAAGCGAAGCGCCTCGGCGCCGATTGCTGCGTCGCAGTCGGCGGCGGCTCGACGACCGGCCTCGCCAAGGCGATCGCGCTGGTCTCGGAACTACCGATCATCGCGATCCCGACGACCTATGCCGGCTCGGAGATGACTCCGATTTGGGGACTCACCCAAGGCGGAATCAAAAAGACCGGCCGCGATCTGCGCGTCCTGCCGCGCACCGTCATCTACGATCCGACGCTCACGCTGACGATGCCGCCGTCGCTTTCCGGCGCCAGCGGCATGAACGCGATCGCGCATTGCGTGGAAGCGCTCTACGCCGAAGATGCAAATCCGATCATCTCGCTGATGGCAGAGGAAGGCATTCGAGCACTCGCGGCCAGCCTGCCGGTAGTGGTCAAGGCGCCGCGCAATCTCGACGCTCGCGGCGCGGCGCTTTACGGGGCATGGCTGGCGGGCATGTCGCTCGGCGCGGTCGGAATGGCGTTGCATCACAAGCTTTGTCACACCGTCGGCGGCGCCTTCAATTTGCCGCACGCTGAAACTCACACCGCGATTCTGCCGCACGCGGTTGCCTACAATGCGTCCGCGGCGCCCGATGCGATTGGCAGAGTCGCGACGGCCATTGGGACATCGAGCGCCGCGCAAGGACTTTACGATCTTGCGATCGCGGTCGGCGCAAAGATGGCGCTCAAAGATTACGGCCTCAAGGAAACCGATCTCGATCGCGCGGCTGAACTGGCTATTCAGAATCCTTACTACAATCCGCGCCCGGTTACGCGCGAGGGAATTCGGCGGCTGCTCGATGACGCATATTATGGACGCCGCCCGACTGTCACTGCGTAA
- a CDS encoding aldehyde dehydrogenase family protein: protein MKLQTRLFIGGEFVEARRGGTIETLNPHDNSKLAAVAEATEPDVDDAVSAASKAFPAWRDTAAADRGRLIAKLADAIEAHRDELAEVESLDTGHPIRDTRNLDLPRTVAVFRYFGGMADKLQGSVIPVEQGLLNYVVREPLGVVGQIVPWNFPVMFTSWKMGPALAAGNCVVLKPAELTPLSSLKIAELVREVGFPAGVVNIIPGYGNVAGQYLAAHPQVHKIAFTGSTMTGRKIVEASAGNLKRVQLELGGKGANIVFDDADLNAAINGSAFAIFHNQGQACIAGSRLLLHEKIADQFLDGFLKLAASIKLGNPLDPATEMGPLTSTQHRDRVLGYCKIAQEQGGEIILGGKAPADSALAPGCYVMPTVVRARPTDRVCQEEVFGPFVAVSTFRDDAEVIEIANGTSYGLGGGLWTSNLQRAHLIARHMITGMVWINCYKRFNPGSPFGGVRGSGYGRDMGFEAMTEYTTPKSVWVNVDAKIPPFYAR, encoded by the coding sequence ATGAAATTACAGACGAGGCTTTTCATTGGCGGTGAATTCGTCGAGGCGCGGCGCGGCGGCACGATCGAAACGCTGAACCCGCACGACAACTCGAAACTGGCCGCGGTCGCAGAGGCGACCGAGCCCGACGTTGACGACGCGGTATCCGCCGCGAGCAAGGCATTCCCGGCGTGGCGCGATACCGCGGCGGCCGATCGCGGCCGGCTGATCGCAAAGCTGGCCGACGCGATCGAAGCGCATCGCGACGAGCTCGCCGAAGTCGAATCGCTCGACACCGGCCATCCGATTCGCGACACGCGCAATCTCGATCTGCCGCGCACAGTCGCCGTGTTTCGCTACTTCGGCGGCATGGCCGACAAGCTCCAGGGCAGCGTCATCCCGGTCGAGCAGGGCTTGCTGAACTACGTGGTGCGCGAGCCGCTTGGCGTGGTCGGCCAGATTGTGCCGTGGAATTTTCCGGTGATGTTCACGAGCTGGAAGATGGGACCGGCGCTCGCCGCGGGCAATTGCGTGGTGCTGAAGCCCGCCGAATTGACGCCGCTAAGCTCGCTGAAAATTGCCGAGCTGGTCCGCGAGGTCGGATTTCCAGCCGGCGTGGTGAATATCATTCCCGGTTACGGCAACGTCGCGGGACAGTACCTCGCGGCGCATCCACAGGTGCATAAGATCGCGTTCACCGGTTCGACCATGACGGGGCGCAAAATCGTCGAGGCATCGGCGGGGAATCTGAAGCGCGTGCAGCTCGAACTCGGCGGCAAAGGCGCGAATATCGTTTTCGACGACGCGGATCTGAATGCCGCGATTAACGGCAGCGCGTTTGCGATTTTCCACAATCAGGGTCAGGCCTGTATCGCGGGCTCGCGGCTGCTGCTGCATGAAAAAATCGCCGATCAATTCCTCGACGGATTTCTGAAACTCGCAGCTTCGATCAAATTGGGTAATCCGCTCGATCCCGCGACCGAGATGGGTCCGCTCACTTCGACGCAGCATCGCGATCGCGTGCTCGGCTACTGCAAAATTGCGCAAGAGCAAGGCGGCGAGATTATTCTCGGCGGAAAAGCGCCGGCTGATTCCGCACTTGCGCCCGGATGCTATGTGATGCCGACCGTGGTGCGCGCGCGTCCAACCGATCGCGTCTGCCAGGAGGAAGTCTTCGGCCCGTTCGTCGCGGTGAGCACTTTCAGGGACGACGCCGAAGTGATCGAGATCGCCAACGGCACCAGCTACGGACTCGGCGGCGGACTGTGGACCAGCAATCTGCAGCGCGCGCATCTGATTGCGCGTCACATGATCACCGGCATGGTCTGGATCAACTGCTACAAGCGATTTAATCCGGGTTCGCCGTTCGGCGGCGTGCGCGGCTCGGGCTACGGGCGCGACATGGGCTTCGAAGCCATGACGGAATACACGACGCCAAAATCGGTGTGGGTCAACGTCGATGCGAAGATTCCGCCGTTCTACGCGCGCTAG